One segment of Sinorhizobium sp. BG8 DNA contains the following:
- the cobW gene encoding cobalamin biosynthesis protein CobW, which translates to MLQEKIPATVITGFLGAGKTTMIRNLLQNAGGKRIALIINEFGDLGIDGDVLKGCGAEACSEDDIIELTNGCICCTVADDFIPTMSKLLERENRPDHIVIETSGLALPQPLVAAFNWPEIKTQVTVDGVITVVDSAAVAAGRFADDHDKVDAIRVNDENLDHESPIEELFEDQLTAADLIVLNKTDLIDAEGLTAVRKEVASRTARRPTLIEARNGEVAAAVLLGLGVGTEDDIANRKSHHELEHEAGEEHNHDEFDSFVVELGPVSDPAAFIDRLKGIIAEHDVLRLKGFADVPGKPMRLLIQAVGSRIDQYFERAWATGEARGTRLVVIGLHDMDEQAVRAAIAAAV; encoded by the coding sequence ATGCTCCAGGAGAAGATTCCCGCAACCGTCATCACCGGCTTCCTTGGTGCGGGCAAGACGACGATGATCCGCAACCTGCTCCAGAACGCGGGCGGAAAGCGTATTGCGCTGATTATCAACGAATTCGGCGATCTCGGAATCGACGGCGACGTTCTCAAGGGTTGCGGCGCCGAGGCGTGCAGCGAGGACGACATCATCGAACTCACCAACGGTTGCATCTGCTGCACCGTCGCTGACGATTTCATTCCCACCATGTCGAAGCTGCTGGAGCGTGAAAACCGGCCGGACCACATCGTCATCGAGACCTCCGGTCTCGCCCTGCCGCAACCGCTCGTCGCCGCCTTCAACTGGCCGGAAATAAAGACCCAGGTAACGGTTGATGGAGTGATCACGGTGGTGGACAGCGCAGCCGTTGCCGCAGGCCGCTTCGCCGATGATCACGACAAGGTGGATGCAATTCGCGTCAACGACGAGAACCTCGACCATGAAAGCCCGATCGAGGAACTGTTCGAGGATCAGCTGACGGCCGCCGATCTGATCGTCCTCAACAAGACCGACCTGATCGATGCGGAAGGGCTCACGGCCGTGCGCAAGGAGGTTGCCTCCCGCACCGCGCGTCGCCCGACTCTCATCGAGGCACGGAACGGCGAGGTTGCCGCGGCCGTCCTGCTCGGTCTCGGCGTTGGAACCGAGGATGACATCGCCAACCGGAAATCCCACCACGAACTCGAGCACGAGGCAGGCGAGGAGCACAATCACGACGAATTCGACAGCTTTGTCGTCGAGCTCGGCCCGGTCTCCGATCCGGCTGCCTTCATCGATCGCCTGAAGGGCATCATCGCCGAGCATGACGTCCTGCGTCTCAAGGGGTTCGCCGATGTGCCCGGCAAGCCGATGCGCCTGCTGATCCAGGCCGTAGGCAGCCGCATCGACCAGTATTTCGAGCGCGCCTGGGCGACCGGCGAGGCACGCGGCACGCGGCTCGTCGTCATCGGTCTGCACGACATGGACGAGCAGGCCGTTCGCGCCGCCATCGCTGCGGCGGTCTGA
- the cobU gene encoding bifunctional adenosylcobinamide kinase/adenosylcobinamide-phosphate guanylyltransferase, with protein sequence MTSVSPGAVLVLGGARSGKSSFAEGLVRSSGLAMHYIATGRAWDDEMRTRIDQHRARRGPDWVSHEEPLELAETIATVAAPDRAVLVDCLTLWVTNLMLDNRDVSAAFAGLASQLQQAPGRIVFVSNEVGLGIVPENRMAREFRDHAGLLHQMVASMATEVYFVAAGLPLKMKG encoded by the coding sequence ATGACCAGCGTATCGCCCGGGGCCGTCCTGGTTCTGGGCGGTGCGCGTTCCGGCAAGTCGTCCTTTGCCGAGGGGTTGGTCCGTTCGAGCGGCCTTGCCATGCACTACATCGCGACGGGACGTGCCTGGGACGATGAGATGCGGACGCGGATCGATCAGCACCGGGCACGGCGCGGCCCCGACTGGGTCTCCCACGAGGAACCCCTCGAGCTGGCGGAGACCATCGCGACTGTTGCCGCACCTGATCGCGCCGTGCTCGTCGATTGCCTGACGCTCTGGGTGACGAACCTCATGCTCGACAATCGCGACGTCAGTGCGGCCTTTGCCGGACTTGCGTCGCAACTGCAACAGGCGCCCGGCCGCATCGTCTTCGTCTCGAACGAGGTCGGACTGGGGATCGTTCCGGAGAACCGCATGGCACGCGAATTCCGCGACCATGCAGGCCTGCTACATCAGATGGTGGCGTCGATGGCCACTGAAGTCTATTTTGTCGCGGCCGGATTGCCGCTGAAAATGAAGGGTTGA